Proteins encoded together in one Astatotilapia calliptera chromosome 7, fAstCal1.2, whole genome shotgun sequence window:
- the LOC113027309 gene encoding flocculation protein FLO11-like translates to MTLLAMKTFPAFLWGIFIVAASTPETSGSTYTVEPNKTSAQLTTALAFHNKTDSHPAVWGTTHRPAATTVSAAAQSTVVTTVETSAAAISNKTKSSIDSVVTLIPTSPAAAVPSSSAPQLLHTSTALIETQPTHQVTMKETTTHAEDGSHPQSTTAPDTTAPATFSSTAAVSSPQPTSITESAMTSVLSSTFSSEKSTAAPGTQNLSSLSVSTARPLTAESISETTRVPQVSTSLPPTTAKTLKTSPEISSATQSVSASSSSISTQSNATSTSTESPNSTIAIIPFPRRPTVLPHPITKPAPATKSPHGEISKSTPSTEVQPCLTQNVVKQCLIVIACLALVCTIFIFTTIVLCAKLSSRKRKRKPQKETEMMCISALLPERSYNYTRQHNPVPNGVLVMPRAEDSDDEVGDNLTLSSFLPENDRYV, encoded by the coding sequence ATGACACTCCTCGCCATGAAGACATTTCCAGCCTTTTTATGGGGAATATTCATCGTGGCTGCTTCCACCCCAGAAACCAGTGGTTCTACCTACACTGTTGAGCCCAACAAGACAAGCGCCCAGCTGACAACTGCACTTgcgtttcacaataaaacagattCACACCCTGCAGTGTGGGGAACAACTCACAGACCTGCAGCTACTACTGTTTCTGCAGCGGCACAGAGCACAGTGGTAACCACAGTGGAAACTAGCGCGGCAGCTATCAGTAACAAAACTAAAAGCTCCATTGACAGTGTAGTCACTTTGATTCCTACAAGCCCTGCAGCAGCAGTCCCAAGCAGCTCCGCTCCGCAGTTACTTCATACCTCCACAGCTTTGATTGAAACTCAACCCACCCACCAAGTGACcatgaaagaaacaacaacacatgCAGAGGACGGGTCCCATCCACAGTCAACCACAGCGCCAGACACCACTGCTCCTGCAACATTCTCATCAACAGCAGCTGTATCTTCTCCACAGCCCACATCCATCACTGAGTCTGCAATGACATCAGTGTTATCATCCACTTTCTCTTCTGAGAAATCTACTGCAGCTCCAGGCACTCAGAACCTCAGCAGCCTTTCAGTTTCTACTGCACGCCCATTGACGGCAGAGTCGATCTCAGAGACAACACGTGTGCCACAGGTGTCCACCTCTTTGCCCCCCACAACAGCCAAGACACTGAAAACCAGCCCTGAGATTTCATCTGCAACTCAGTCCGTTTCTGCCTCGAGTTCTTCTATCTCCACACAGTCAAATGCTACCTCTACGTCAACTGAATCTCCCAACTCCACCATTGCAATAATCCCGTTCCCCCGTAGGCCCACGGTGTTACCACATCCAATAACTAAGCCAGCCCCAGCTACTAAATCGCCACACGGTGAAATCTCAAAATCAACCCCCAGCACCGAGGTTCAACCCTGCTTGACCCAGAACGTGGTGAAGCAGTGCCTCATTGTCATCGCCTGCCTGGCTTTGGTGTGCACAATCTTTATCTTTACTACCATTGTCCTCTGCGCCAAACTGTCATCGAGGAAGCGCAAGCGCAAACCTCAAAAGGAAACGGAAATGATGTGCATTTCTGCTCTGCTGCCCGAGAGGAGCTACAACTATACGAGACAGCACAATCCGGTGCCCAATGGTGTCCTGGTGATGCCAAGGGCTGAAGACAGCGATGACGAGGTGGGAGATAATCTGACTCTCAGCAGCTTCCTTCCAGAGAATGATCGCTACGTGTAG